One genomic segment of Bacillota bacterium includes these proteins:
- a CDS encoding aminoacyl-tRNA hydrolase yields MKLVVGLGNPGSEYEGSRHNVGFMVIDLLARRKGIRVGQRRFHALLGQGEIAGEEVLLAKPITYMNRSGYAVRAIAGWYGIGLPDILVVVDDMALDPGRIRVRPKGSDGGHNGLKSIIALLGSEEFPRLRVGIGKPGPADDAISHVLGWFTRDELPTVSEAFGRAADAVEVWISSGIDEAMNRFNGS; encoded by the coding sequence GTGAAGCTTGTTGTCGGGCTCGGCAACCCGGGCAGCGAGTACGAGGGATCCAGGCACAACGTGGGTTTCATGGTGATCGACCTCCTTGCTAGGAGGAAAGGCATCAGGGTCGGGCAGAGGCGATTCCACGCGCTCCTCGGGCAGGGAGAGATCGCTGGCGAAGAAGTGCTCCTTGCCAAGCCCATTACTTACATGAACCGCAGCGGCTATGCCGTCCGCGCCATCGCGGGCTGGTATGGCATCGGGCTGCCGGATATCCTCGTGGTCGTGGATGACATGGCGTTGGATCCGGGTCGCATACGCGTGCGGCCGAAAGGCAGCGATGGAGGTCACAACGGCCTGAAATCGATAATCGCCCTGCTCGGCAGCGAGGAGTTTCCGAGGCTGAGGGTGGGCATAGGGAAGCCGGGCCCTGCCGACGACGCCATAAGCCACGTGCTTGGCTGGTTTACCCGCGATGAGCTTCCCACGGTCTCAGAGGCGTTCGGCAGGGCCGCCGACGCCGTGGAAGTCTGGATCAGCTCCGGGATCGACGAGGCCATGAACAGGTTCAACGGCTCATGA
- the flgB gene encoding flagellar basal body rod protein FlgB: MLGDNTLTILSKALDALSLRHEVIADNIANVNTPGFKAKYVRFEDELKAAASRGDLAAFRPVIEEDQLAVRADGNSVDIDLENARLAETSITYSAISQLVSSRFSLLKYVISEGRR; the protein is encoded by the coding sequence ATTCTTGGGGACAACACCCTCACGATCCTGTCGAAAGCTCTCGACGCGCTGTCTCTTCGGCATGAAGTGATAGCGGACAACATTGCAAACGTCAATACACCGGGCTTTAAGGCCAAGTACGTGCGGTTTGAGGATGAGCTCAAGGCGGCAGCGTCCCGCGGTGATCTCGCGGCGTTTCGGCCGGTTATCGAGGAAGACCAGCTTGCCGTGAGGGCCGATGGCAACAGCGTGGATATCGACCTCGAAAACGCGCGGTTGGCCGAGACGAGCATCACGTACAGTGCCATCTCGCAATTGGTCTCGAGCCGATTCAGCTTGCTCAAGTATGTCATAAGTGAGGGGAGGCGGTAA
- the fliI gene encoding flagellar protein export ATPase FliI — translation MPLLSEPAVTSASPSRGGAGRGVDISRFQTAVRACDPLRVSGRVVQVIGLVVESMGPPAHVGEVCRIYTRRQRMPVQAEVVGFREGKTLLMVLGDRNGIEPGSEVVASGREAMAPVGEGLLGRVIDGLGQPIDGKAPIKPEAEYPLLNSPPPPLERARISEPLALGVRAVDAALTCGKGQRLGIFAGSGVGKSTLLGMFARNTSADVNVIALVGERGREVREFIEKDLGPEGLRRSVVVVATSDQASLVRLKGALLATAIAEYFRDTGRDVLLMMDSLTRLAMAQREVGLAIGEPPTTRGYTPSVFSMMPRLLERAGNSSSGSITGLYTVLVEADDMNEPVADAARSILDGHIVLSRELAMLNHYPAIDILASVSRVMPDVTDEAHLKAAAKMREALSIYREAADLINIGAYVPGSNPKIDWAMTMIDNINAFLKQGINEKADYKETVSRLRSMFGR, via the coding sequence ATGCCGCTCCTTTCTGAACCCGCCGTGACCTCCGCTTCGCCCTCTAGGGGCGGAGCCGGAAGGGGCGTGGACATATCGAGATTCCAGACGGCCGTCAGGGCGTGCGACCCGCTCAGGGTGAGCGGCAGGGTCGTGCAGGTCATTGGGCTTGTGGTGGAGTCCATGGGCCCGCCCGCGCACGTGGGCGAGGTCTGCCGAATCTACACGAGAAGACAGAGGATGCCGGTCCAGGCGGAGGTCGTGGGCTTCAGGGAGGGAAAAACGCTCCTCATGGTCCTCGGCGACAGGAACGGCATCGAACCCGGAAGCGAGGTCGTCGCAAGCGGGCGCGAGGCTATGGCACCTGTGGGCGAGGGGCTTCTCGGGCGCGTCATCGATGGCCTCGGCCAGCCGATAGACGGGAAAGCCCCTATCAAGCCAGAGGCCGAGTACCCTCTCCTCAACTCGCCTCCGCCGCCGCTCGAGCGGGCGAGGATCTCGGAGCCTCTTGCGCTGGGCGTGCGGGCGGTCGACGCGGCGCTCACGTGCGGCAAGGGGCAGAGGCTGGGGATCTTCGCGGGGAGTGGTGTCGGCAAGAGCACGCTCCTGGGCATGTTCGCGAGGAACACCTCCGCCGACGTGAACGTGATAGCGCTGGTGGGGGAGAGGGGTCGCGAGGTCCGCGAGTTTATCGAGAAGGACCTTGGCCCCGAGGGGCTCAGGCGGTCTGTGGTGGTGGTCGCCACGTCGGACCAGGCAAGCCTCGTGCGGCTCAAGGGCGCCCTGCTCGCGACGGCGATCGCGGAATACTTCCGCGATACCGGGCGGGACGTGCTGCTCATGATGGACTCCCTGACCCGCCTCGCCATGGCCCAGCGCGAGGTGGGGCTGGCCATCGGAGAGCCGCCGACCACCCGCGGCTACACCCCGTCGGTGTTCTCCATGATGCCTCGATTGCTCGAGCGCGCCGGGAACTCATCCTCGGGCAGCATCACGGGCCTTTACACGGTACTGGTCGAGGCGGACGACATGAACGAGCCTGTGGCTGACGCGGCGCGGAGCATTCTCGACGGCCACATTGTCCTGTCGCGGGAGCTCGCAATGTTGAACCACTATCCAGCGATAGACATCCTCGCCAGCGTGAGCAGGGTGATGCCGGATGTCACAGACGAGGCGCACCTAAAGGCGGCCGCGAAAATGCGCGAGGCGCTCAGCATCTACAGGGAGGCTGCGGACCTCATAAACATTGGGGCCTACGTGCCCGGGAGCAACCCGAAGATCGACTGGGCCATGACGATGATCGACAACATAAACGCCTTCCTGAAACAAGGGATCAACGAGAAGGCGGATTATAAGGAGACCGTTTCGAGACTGCGAAGCATGTTCGGACGATGA
- the fliG gene encoding flagellar motor switch protein FliG translates to MAPATELSGKRKAAIALVALGSEMSAEVFKYLDEAKIEQLTLEIASLGNVPPEIRRQVLDEFYEKCEAQEYATGGIEYVKQVLERALGPHRAAEIIEKITASLQEKPFSFARQVDPAQLVNFIENEHPQTIALILAYLRPEQAAVVLSALPQGLQTEVAVRLAEMDRTAPEVVAQVEKVLESRLYSIGGQSYNFAGGTKALVDVLNRVDRGTEKTILEELEEQNPALAEEVKNLMFVFEDITLLDDRAIQTFLKEIDTKDLALALKAASEEVKKRIFSNMSERAAEMLREDMEFMGPVRLRVVEEAQQRIVTIIRRLEEAGDIVIARGAEDEVLV, encoded by the coding sequence TTGGCGCCAGCCACTGAACTCAGCGGAAAGAGAAAGGCAGCCATAGCTCTCGTGGCTCTTGGGTCGGAGATGTCGGCGGAGGTGTTCAAGTACCTCGACGAGGCCAAGATCGAGCAGCTTACTCTCGAGATCGCGAGCCTCGGCAACGTGCCGCCCGAGATCCGCAGGCAAGTTCTGGATGAATTCTACGAGAAATGTGAAGCTCAAGAGTATGCCACAGGCGGCATCGAGTACGTGAAGCAGGTACTGGAGCGTGCGCTCGGCCCGCACCGCGCCGCCGAGATCATCGAGAAGATAACCGCGTCGCTCCAGGAGAAGCCGTTCAGCTTCGCCCGACAAGTTGATCCGGCCCAGCTCGTGAACTTCATCGAGAATGAGCACCCTCAAACCATCGCGCTCATCCTGGCTTACCTTCGTCCAGAGCAGGCTGCGGTGGTGCTCTCAGCGCTCCCCCAGGGGCTTCAGACCGAGGTGGCCGTGCGGCTCGCCGAGATGGACAGGACCGCTCCGGAGGTAGTCGCCCAGGTGGAGAAGGTCCTCGAGAGCCGGCTCTATTCCATCGGCGGCCAGAGCTACAATTTCGCGGGGGGCACGAAGGCCCTCGTGGACGTGCTGAACCGCGTGGACCGGGGAACTGAGAAGACCATCCTCGAGGAACTGGAGGAACAAAACCCGGCGCTGGCTGAGGAGGTCAAGAACCTCATGTTCGTGTTCGAGGACATCACTCTCCTCGACGACCGGGCGATACAGACGTTCCTCAAGGAGATCGACACGAAAGACCTCGCGCTCGCACTCAAAGCCGCAAGCGAGGAGGTCAAGAAGAGGATCTTCAGCAACATGTCGGAGCGCGCCGCGGAGATGCTGCGCGAGGACATGGAGTTCATGGGGCCCGTGCGCCTCCGAGTGGTGGAAGAGGCTCAGCAACGGATAGTCACGATCATCCGCAGGCTCGAGGAAGCGGGCGACATTGTCATCGCAAGAGGCGCGGAGGACGAGGTTCTTGTCTAG
- the flgC gene encoding flagellar basal body rod protein FlgC, with amino-acid sequence MGIFSSFRISATGLAAERLRMDVIANNIANVNTTRTEDGRPYRRHEVVFRALESEATGESGATRTGGSVGARLSGSGAPGRGVAVVAIVEDPSPPRMVYDPGHPDADAQGYVAMPNVDPVRELVDMISAARAYEANVTALDAAKTMAMKALDIGRA; translated from the coding sequence GTGGGTATCTTCTCCTCTTTCAGGATAAGCGCAACCGGGCTTGCCGCTGAACGTCTGCGCATGGACGTGATTGCCAACAACATTGCGAACGTCAACACCACGCGCACAGAGGACGGGCGCCCCTACCGAAGACACGAGGTCGTCTTCCGCGCCCTCGAGAGCGAGGCCACAGGTGAGAGCGGTGCGACGCGCACGGGCGGCAGCGTCGGGGCACGGCTTTCTGGTTCCGGAGCCCCGGGCCGGGGCGTTGCCGTGGTCGCGATAGTGGAGGACCCGTCTCCGCCGCGGATGGTGTATGATCCCGGCCACCCGGATGCGGACGCCCAGGGTTACGTGGCGATGCCCAATGTCGACCCGGTTAGAGAGCTCGTGGACATGATATCGGCCGCGAGAGCCTACGAGGCCAACGTCACGGCCCTTGATGCCGCGAAGACGATGGCCATGAAGGCGCTGGACATTGGCAGGGCTTAG
- a CDS encoding 50S ribosomal protein L25 → MKEVVVKANLRRETGKGAAHRARAKGEVPAVIYGKGKGSTPITLNEREFHRAVQAGLGAGKLVKLVIGADGGDSVEKTAVLKEVQRDFIKGDIIHADFQEVSLTEAISAMIPVVLVGEDRRPNDGGVLEHLLWQIQLHALPTEMPDRIEVDVSGLKIGDSIKVGDLKLPHGVRTLTHAEEAVVAVAAPTKAAEEKPAAEAGEAAAAAGGAGGPGAAGTPGEAS, encoded by the coding sequence GTGAAAGAGGTAGTTGTGAAGGCGAACCTGAGACGTGAGACCGGCAAAGGCGCGGCGCACAGGGCGCGCGCAAAGGGTGAGGTGCCGGCGGTGATATACGGCAAAGGGAAAGGCTCGACTCCCATCACCTTGAATGAACGGGAGTTTCACAGGGCCGTGCAGGCGGGTCTCGGCGCCGGCAAGCTGGTCAAATTGGTCATCGGCGCCGACGGGGGCGACAGCGTCGAGAAAACCGCCGTGCTCAAGGAGGTTCAGCGAGATTTCATAAAAGGTGACATCATCCACGCAGACTTCCAGGAGGTGTCCCTCACTGAAGCCATAAGCGCCATGATCCCGGTGGTGCTTGTGGGCGAGGATAGACGCCCGAACGACGGCGGCGTTCTGGAGCACTTGCTCTGGCAGATCCAGCTCCATGCCTTGCCGACCGAAATGCCTGACAGGATCGAGGTCGATGTGTCCGGCCTGAAGATCGGGGACTCCATTAAGGTGGGCGATCTCAAGCTACCGCATGGCGTCCGTACGCTTACGCACGCGGAAGAGGCTGTGGTGGCCGTGGCGGCGCCCACAAAGGCCGCGGAGGAGAAGCCTGCCGCTGAAGCTGGCGAGGCGGCTGCTGCTGCTGGCGGGGCCGGCGGGCCCGGAGCGGCCGGAACCCCCGGCGAGGCAAGCTGA
- the fliE gene encoding flagellar hook-basal body complex protein FliE, which translates to MDIKVSSTLRKTLDELSRGGATGAQATLEDFKEMLDSAIDTVNNLQRNADKLTQQLATGELKDLHQVMIAVEEVNVALQLTMQIRNKIVEAYQEVMRMQV; encoded by the coding sequence ATGGATATCAAGGTCAGCTCAACGCTGAGGAAGACCCTCGACGAGCTCAGCCGCGGCGGTGCGACGGGCGCCCAGGCCACCCTTGAGGACTTCAAGGAGATGCTGGACAGCGCCATCGATACGGTGAATAACCTTCAAAGAAACGCCGACAAGCTCACCCAGCAGCTTGCCACGGGCGAGCTCAAAGACCTTCACCAGGTCATGATCGCAGTCGAGGAGGTCAACGTCGCGCTGCAGCTCACGATGCAGATAAGGAACAAGATCGTCGAGGCCTACCAGGAAGTAATGAGGATGCAGGTGTAA
- a CDS encoding small, acid-soluble spore protein, alpha/beta type encodes MGRNRSIVSDEVKYEIARELGFADKIQVDNGVYDYGNITTREAGLIVRGLIQKAEELMARQIGR; translated from the coding sequence ATGGGTCGAAATCGCAGCATTGTCTCGGATGAGGTGAAGTACGAGATCGCGCGCGAGCTCGGCTTCGCCGACAAGATCCAGGTGGACAATGGCGTGTACGACTATGGCAACATCACCACGCGAGAAGCCGGGCTGATAGTCCGAGGTCTCATTCAAAAGGCCGAGGAGCTCATGGCCAGGCAGATCGGGAGATAG
- the fliF gene encoding flagellar M-ring protein FliF, with protein MAAIGQNLGRQARSLWDQMTSGQKLMVLLAVALGVIAMVLLLSRAGKTEMVALYTNLSASDAADIVAKLREMNVPYEISDGGATIMVPVSDVYETRMSLASQGLPKGGTVGFEIFDRTSFGVTEFTQKMNYQRALQGELTRTILQLREVEDARVHIAIPEPELYTDEQKPPTASVMVKLRSGATLSRGQVEGIVRLVSSSVEGLSPSNVTVLDVDGNILYAASDDSDTGVATSLTLTQLEAKRAYEKDLEKSVESMLTEVLGPRKVVVRVNAEINFDRREQNSELFQPMPTGLGVIREQTKVHEVSSTSSAAAAGVPGTASNVDAAGASGAGTLSTVGSVAAGSAGMAGTTGATGAGAAAGSAGVAGTSGTSASAVLDGTQAVAGGVYRTGQRPGEVSGEERSEETTRYEISRVVEHTVKAPGEVKRLSVAAIVAAPLSDTQLQAITRSVGAAVGIDPARGDSLIVEPMEFGAPLAAESGTAGAAGEEGAKEPLNIGEVLVANIEYILAGIIALFLIGFVISVVRQRGPGRPIPVPVPAMPALAPAPGPGAGGAEVAAPPVAAAGEEAEGGRPAEPARAPQEFPTRPAPAAETAARVISGWMDEDKR; from the coding sequence ATGGCAGCCATCGGGCAGAACCTCGGGCGCCAGGCGCGCTCGCTGTGGGACCAAATGACATCCGGGCAAAAGCTCATGGTCCTGCTGGCGGTTGCCCTCGGGGTGATCGCCATGGTCCTCCTTTTGAGCAGAGCGGGCAAGACCGAGATGGTGGCGCTCTACACGAACCTTTCGGCGAGCGACGCCGCGGACATCGTGGCCAAGCTGCGGGAGATGAATGTTCCCTACGAGATCTCCGATGGCGGGGCGACCATCATGGTGCCCGTCTCGGACGTGTACGAGACGCGCATGAGCCTAGCGAGCCAGGGGTTGCCCAAAGGCGGCACCGTAGGATTCGAGATATTCGACAGGACGAGTTTCGGCGTCACCGAGTTCACCCAGAAGATGAATTACCAGCGGGCGCTCCAGGGCGAGCTTACCCGCACCATACTCCAGCTCCGCGAGGTCGAGGACGCCCGGGTTCACATCGCCATACCGGAGCCCGAACTATACACCGACGAGCAAAAGCCGCCCACGGCCTCAGTCATGGTGAAACTGCGTAGCGGCGCGACGTTGTCCAGGGGACAGGTGGAGGGGATCGTGAGGCTGGTCTCGTCGAGCGTCGAAGGCTTGAGCCCCAGCAACGTAACGGTGCTGGATGTGGACGGGAACATTCTCTACGCCGCGAGCGACGATTCCGACACAGGGGTGGCGACGTCGCTCACGCTTACCCAGCTTGAGGCCAAGAGGGCTTACGAAAAGGATCTCGAGAAGAGCGTCGAGAGCATGCTTACAGAGGTGCTCGGACCGCGGAAAGTCGTGGTGCGCGTGAATGCCGAGATCAACTTCGACCGGCGGGAGCAAAACAGCGAGCTCTTCCAGCCTATGCCCACGGGGCTCGGCGTGATCCGCGAGCAGACCAAGGTTCACGAGGTTAGCTCGACTTCATCCGCGGCCGCGGCCGGGGTGCCGGGCACCGCGTCGAACGTGGACGCGGCAGGCGCCTCCGGGGCCGGGACGCTCTCCACGGTTGGCTCGGTCGCGGCAGGGTCGGCAGGGATGGCGGGGACAACAGGGGCAACAGGGGCAGGTGCGGCAGCGGGGTCAGCAGGAGTGGCAGGGACATCCGGCACCAGCGCGAGCGCGGTGCTTGATGGCACCCAGGCGGTCGCGGGCGGTGTTTACCGCACTGGGCAACGTCCCGGCGAGGTGAGCGGAGAGGAGAGGTCCGAGGAGACCACGCGGTACGAGATATCCCGGGTGGTCGAACACACGGTCAAGGCCCCCGGCGAGGTGAAGAGGCTTTCGGTAGCGGCCATAGTGGCGGCTCCCTTAAGTGATACGCAGCTTCAGGCCATCACAAGGTCGGTGGGTGCGGCGGTGGGAATCGACCCTGCTAGGGGCGACTCGCTCATCGTGGAGCCCATGGAGTTCGGCGCGCCGCTGGCCGCGGAAAGCGGGACAGCGGGGGCTGCGGGCGAAGAGGGGGCGAAGGAGCCCTTGAACATCGGCGAGGTGCTCGTGGCCAACATAGAGTACATCCTCGCGGGGATAATCGCGCTTTTCCTCATCGGGTTCGTGATATCCGTGGTGCGTCAGAGAGGGCCGGGGCGGCCTATCCCAGTGCCCGTTCCCGCAATGCCAGCCCTTGCGCCTGCGCCTGGGCCCGGAGCCGGAGGGGCTGAGGTCGCGGCTCCTCCAGTGGCCGCCGCGGGCGAAGAGGCCGAGGGTGGGAGGCCGGCCGAGCCGGCGCGGGCCCCGCAGGAGTTCCCCACGCGCCCTGCGCCAGCGGCTGAGACGGCCGCAAGGGTGATATCCGGGTGGATGGACGAGGACAAGAGGTGA
- a CDS encoding ribose-phosphate pyrophosphokinase produces MLPSYKKMKIFTGRAHPALAEAIAAHLGVGLAAMKVDRFRDGEIRVAIEESVRGTDVFVVQPTCPPVNENLMELLIIIDAMRRASAKTVTAVIPYYGYARQDRKTKARDPITAKLVANLLVTAGCDRMLTVDLHAGQVQGFFDIPVDPLLAMPILANYIEEAGLADCVVASPDIGGVARARAMAGKLGADLVVIDKRRPEPNVSEVMNIIGDVKGRTVILIDDIIDTGGTIVQAADALYDAGAREVYAACTHALLSGPARDILTASGIKKTIVTDTIPIDASRRPERMEVLSVAPLLAEAIRRIYEELSVSILFD; encoded by the coding sequence ATGCTTCCGTCCTACAAGAAAATGAAGATCTTCACGGGGCGTGCTCACCCCGCCCTGGCGGAGGCGATAGCAGCCCACCTCGGGGTAGGCCTTGCGGCCATGAAGGTGGACAGGTTCCGTGATGGCGAGATAAGGGTGGCAATAGAGGAGAGTGTCAGAGGCACGGACGTGTTCGTGGTCCAGCCCACCTGCCCACCTGTCAACGAGAACCTGATGGAGCTCCTTATAATCATCGACGCCATGCGTCGCGCTTCGGCCAAGACGGTCACAGCCGTGATACCGTACTACGGTTACGCAAGGCAGGACAGGAAGACGAAGGCCCGGGACCCGATAACCGCCAAGCTTGTGGCGAACCTGCTCGTCACGGCGGGGTGCGACAGGATGCTCACGGTGGATCTTCACGCGGGCCAGGTCCAAGGGTTCTTCGACATCCCCGTGGACCCCCTTCTCGCCATGCCGATCCTGGCCAACTACATCGAGGAGGCCGGGCTTGCCGACTGCGTGGTCGCGTCGCCGGACATCGGAGGCGTGGCGAGGGCGCGCGCGATGGCCGGGAAGCTTGGCGCAGACCTCGTGGTCATCGACAAGAGGCGGCCGGAGCCGAACGTGTCCGAAGTGATGAACATCATCGGTGATGTAAAAGGGAGAACTGTCATCCTCATTGATGATATAATAGACACCGGCGGTACAATAGTGCAGGCGGCTGACGCCCTTTACGACGCGGGCGCGCGCGAGGTTTACGCGGCCTGCACCCATGCGCTCCTGTCGGGGCCGGCCCGAGACATCTTGACGGCGTCCGGTATCAAGAAGACCATCGTGACGGACACGATACCCATCGACGCGTCTAGACGCCCGGAGCGGATGGAGGTGCTCTCGGTCGCGCCTCTGTTGGCCGAGGCCATCCGCCGCATTTACGAGGAGCTTTCGGTGTCGATCCTCTTTGATTAG